From Pyxicephalus adspersus chromosome 7, UCB_Pads_2.0, whole genome shotgun sequence, a single genomic window includes:
- the LOC140334483 gene encoding tyrosine-protein phosphatase non-receptor type substrate 1-like — protein sequence MIVQVLFLLCLQQTGWALRLSEHQGMMGKNVDIPCSFRVKDPTIDRKYLSIIWSFQGKEILSVQNVLVKSKDPRMSYRAKAEDGIADLSISNITITDGGIYKCLTSYKSEKEEKEIRLDVQAPPQITITNKVVVKNKESSLQSVISGFYPVDIDIKWLRDGEMLGNDIMGKPQKESDATYSVRSSVKITPTEEDRERIFSCRVQHESFTAPLREDFQLVYGDTPSVHISSQVFKLDVEQRLVCIVSGFYPESITVNWFLNDTLLENAKTERISSSAVESVYYFTPTKQNFNMELRCVVDHATLTSPHVERLLVKVADLTARYKKHTVIASVLVVVTTAAIIIILLFIKERKTRVPKVRRINRFPDGTFSLDVDHFYPGEITVSWKVIQPPSSTQPRTIKSIITMDPNQDGTFNATSTCESLRGEIEEDEDYVVQAVVEHRKLKHPKCTEWRGGYNKNKGKGNALSWTSFSKKIT from the exons ATGATCGTACAGGTTCTGTTTCTTCTTTGCCTACAACAAAcag GTTGGGCATTAAGGCTATCAGAGCATCAAGGCATGATGGGGAAAAATGTGGACATTCCTTGCTCGTTCAGAGTCAAGGACCCAACCATTGATCGCAAATATCTTTCAATAATTTGGTCCTTCCAAGGAAAGGAAATATTAAGTGTTCAGAATGTACTAGTGAAATCCAAAGATCCTCGTATGTCCTATAGAGCCAAGGCAGAAGATGGCATTGCTGATTTATCTATATCTAATATTACTATAACAGATGGAGGGATCTATAAATGTTTAACAAGTTACAAATCAGAGAAGGAGGAAAAGGAGATACGGCTAGATGTACAAG CTCCTCCACAGATCACCATTACTAACAAAGTTGTTGTAAAAAACAAAGAGAGTTCCTTACAAAGTGTTATTTCTGGATTCTATCCGGTGGACATTGATATTAAATGGCTTCGGGATGGAGAGATGCTGGGCAATGATATCATGGGAAAACCTCAAAAAGAGTCGGATGCGACGTACAGTGTGAGGAGCTCAGTAAAAATTACACCCACTGAGGAGGACAGAGAGCGAATCTTCTCCTGTAGAGTCCAACATGAGTCTTTTACTGCCCCTCTCCGGGAGGACTTCCAGCTGGTGTATGGAG ATACACCATCCGTTCACATAAGTTCCCAAGTGTTTAAGCTGGATGTGGAGCAGAGGTTGGTGTGCATTGTCTCTGGGTTTTACCCGGAATCCATCACTGTAAATTGGTTTTTGAATGACACCCTGTTAGAGAATGCCAAGACTGAAAGGATCAGCAGCTCAGCTGTGGAATCTGTATACTACTTCACTCCGACAAAACAGAACTTTAACATGGAGCTGAGATGTGTGGTGGATCATGCAACCCTTACCAGCCCACATGTGGAGAGACTACTGGTAAAAGTCGCAG ATCTGACGGCACGATATAAAAAGCACACTGTAATTGCCAGTGTATTGGTGGTTGTAACCACTGcagctataattattattctgctattcattaaggaaagaaaaacac GAGTACCAAAGGTGAGAAGGATCAATCGCTTCCCAGATGGCACTTTTAGCTTGGATGTGGATCATTTCTATCCTGGGGAGATTACTGTATCTTGGAAGGTGATACAGCCACCATCAAGTACCCAGCCCCGCACCATAAAATCTATAATTACAATGGATCCAAACCAAGATGGAACCTTCAACGCCACCAGCACTTGTGAAAGTCTCAGAGGGGAGATTGAGGAAGATGAGGACTATGTTGTCCAGGCTGTGGTGGAACACAGGAAACTGAAACATCCAAAATGCACAGAATGGAGAGGCGGTTATAACAAGAATAAAGGTAAGGGCAATGCTTTATCTTGGACAagcttttccaaaaaaattacatag